A window of the Alnus glutinosa chromosome 4, dhAlnGlut1.1, whole genome shotgun sequence genome harbors these coding sequences:
- the LOC133867053 gene encoding eukaryotic translation initiation factor 6-2 encodes MATRLQFENSCEVGVFSKLTNAYCLVAIGGSENFYSTFESELADAIPVVKTSISGTRIIGRLCAGNKNGLLVPHTTTDQELQHLRNSLPDQVVVQRIEERLSALGNCIACNDHVALAHTDLDRETEEMIADVLGVEVFRQTIAGNILVGSYCAFSNRGGLVHPHTSIEDLDELSTLLQVPLVAGTVNRGSEVIAAGMTVNDWTSFCGSDTTATELSVIESVFKLREAQPSSIVEEMRKSLIDSYV; translated from the exons ATGGCGACGA GACTTCAGTTTGAGAACTCGTGCGAGGTCGGCGTGTTCTCAAAGCTCACCAATGCTTACTGTTTAGTTGCTATTGGTGGTTCTGAAAATTTCTACAG TACGTTTGAGTCCGAGTTAGCAGATGCTATCCCTGTTGTTAAGACCTCCATTAGTGGTACTCGCATTATTGGACGCCTTTGTGCTG GAAACAAAAATGGGCTTCTCGTGCCTCACACCACCACCGACCAAG AACTTCAGCACTTGAGAAACAGTCTACCGGATCAAGTAGTTGTTCAGCGCATAGAGGAGAGACTTTCTGCTCTAGGAAATTGTATAGCGTGCAACGACCACGTTGCTCTCGCGCACACAGATCTTGACAGG gAAACCGAGGAGATGATTGCAGACGTTCTCGGAGTAGAAGTTTTTAGGCAGACAATTGCTGGTAATATTCTTGTGGGCAGCTACTGTGCCTTCTCTAACAGAGGTGGTTTG GTCCATCCCCATACTTCCATTGAAGACTTGGATGAACTTTCAACACTTCTTCAGGTCCCTCTGGTGGCCGGGACTGTGAACCGTGGTAGTGAAGTGATAGCTGCTGGCATGACAGTGAACGATTGGACATCATTCTGTGGTTCGGATACCACAGCAACAGAACTCTCTGTCATTGAGAGCGTTTTCAAATTGAGGGAAGCCCAGCCTAGCTCCATTGTGGAGGAGATGAGGAAATCATTAATCGACAGCTACGTTTGA